GTCCACTGAGCGCAGACGTGACAGACCTGAAACCAGAAGAAGATAAAGACCAGACTGATGGGGAATCTGAGGATGCACGTGCAGCGTCCAACAATGAAGTTGCAAACGCAACGTCAGAGGAACAACAATACTACAACGATGTAGTTGAAGACAATTTAGATGGGACTCATTTGGAAGGACTGTGTGATAAAAAAGGGGGAAACCGACGTGAAAGGCTAGAGGAAGAGGGGCAGGACCCTAAAGAAGACAATGACGGTGAGGACAAAGGGGAGTCGGAGGATCCAGACGAGTCTTCAAGCAACAAGGACATCAAGTTCCTCGACTCCAAAGTGGATTTCAGACAGAAGACGTTCAACAAGATGAGTGAGCGGGAAGGAAACCTCAGACAGAAGAAGGGTAACGGTGTTCTTTCtcatcattttctcaaaggcagagcaggataccctgggctcggtttacacctatcaccatttctagccactgggggaccatagacaggcttggggggacgcatattaatattaaaaaacctcataaagggacattttcatgccatgggacgtTTTTTAAAGGAGTCACagcaccattttacaacaaatgccttatcgcgctgatgtgattGGCTTGGGTATCCGCGCTTGTGCGTGCGCAAATGTTTACTAGTCTGAATCCTCCGATCAGACTGGATATGTAATGTTCTCTGACGCTAaaggaagttaaaaacaaagccAGTAAAATCCTGATCATCTCATTGGATGTTTTTTCCTTTGCAGACGCGGCGAGCTGTCTGGAGGAGCGACTAGCCGATCTTCAGTTATCCTCGTCGGCGCCGCGCGACTACGAGACTGAGCACGGAGACGCCGCCAGTCAGAGTGACACCCGGACCTCGGGGACTTTCAGCGCCTTTGAATCCTACGTAAGAGGCATGGTGGGTAATGTAGTCTCCCAGAGAGTGGTGGCAGATACACTttcctctgtttgtgtctgattAAACGAATGAATTTACTGTTGTTTCATTTTGGGCAGACTCGAAGTCAAAGTGATGGTGACCTCAGGCCCAAACCCAAATCCTGTAAGTCAACCAATGTCACAATTCATATTATGGTTGTTCTGGTACTGAACTGTTTTATAATGtatcaaatgtgttgttttatttcagtcatCCGACCAGTGATGAGTCAGCAAACCATAAAGAAGACAGACCCAGTGGCCAAGTAAGTTAAAACCATGAAATGACTCAAAACTACCCGTACACAGGACTCATATCTGGATGAAATATGGAGCGAGTTCTGCTTAAATTAACTTGGAAccacaagataaaaaaacatgtttattccCCATTAGATTCATGTTGGTCCGATTGTGTGGTTTTCTCATCTCTGCAGGTATTTCCAGTATAAGCAGCTCTGGGAGATGTTTAAACTTCCAGGAGAAAAGGACAGGAGAGATCTCCGCTGGGAAATAAGGGTATGAAAACAAATCCTCTTATCCGCTtcttcttaaaggtcccatgacatgctgctttttggatgcttttatatagaccttagtggtcccctaatactgtatctgaagtctcttttatatagaccttagtggtcccctaatactgtatctaaagtctttttcatatagaccttgctccttatgacctcataagggaccAGATTCCAGAtcgcccatctgagctttcattttctcaaaggcaggggggggggggagctcatattaatgttaaaatacatcaCAAAGTTAATTTTTGCTCTCTCTGGTGGTCGATGCTGTTTTGGCTCGACTCGAACGTTCTCATTTGTCAGCGAAACCGTAACCAACGCGTTTCTGAAAAGGCACACACCAGCGTACAAGTATAAGAACAGGCCACATACGTAGGTTACAGCGAAGGCTCTGCGTGGACCCTCCACACAACCAGAAAACGCAATTATTCAACATTAGGAGCTCTGGGGGAAGACAGAGGAACTTAAATTAGAATAATTGCTATATATGATTAATTAGAATAATTATCTGAATCATGTAGTACTTCCAGGATAAAGGGATAGTTTGAgcaaatttgacaattttaaaaaataaaattcacctGCACCTCTAAGTGCATATTGCTGATAATACTTACTAGTACTCTAATAAAGTCATTTCACAGAGTAGTACTTTTTACtgacataaaaagtaaaaaaaagagtacTTCTTGCACTTCTTGTATTCAGTTGTTGCttcacaaagttttttttaacccttgttgtcttcccgtcaaaattgaaaatcaataattTTGTTGAcggtgtttttttgtctttttcttacgtttttgccccttttttcaacacttttgatgcttttttttcaatgtttgtcacttttttgacgttttcaactctatgtaacactaacttaagTTTTACAATtagttttggaatttatgatcaataaatctcatttataggaaattttacctaatgtttgagttagaaacgCAGGAAAAtttagaaattaggaattattgagactaaaattaaaggaatggatgttgatggataatcacagactggaatatgtcaacttttactcaatactatttcaaaaacacttccatttgttttacaatgctataaaattgaatacgacgccccaaaattaatgaaagtagagatttgtacttggcaaagagcgttgggtggaatcaatcatgttattttggggaattaaaatcaacaataatATGAGAAagcgggtcaatttgacccgaggacaacatgagggttaatgtttGGCTCTAAtaagttttgcttttgtttttaggaACGACTTGCATACCAGCCTCCACCAGTGAGTATCTTTCCAAATATTtcctttattattaaaggccagttatttcatgcatcaggatactatgcatcctgataaagttcccatggcctttggaattaaaatgaatgaattttcaATACTGACATTTTCCGAGGTGGTTTGAGTGCAAATGTATTAAGCTGCAGATCACAAGACAATGGTCACATTAAGATGCTGTAgatgacttaaaaaaagatgataaacTTTTTCAAAAGTGACTTCAACTTCTGCAGAGGAGCTGATCACACAGAACTGGAATTACTATTTATCTAGATAATCTTTGTAACAACTGCACCAATAGAAAGCATTTGATCAAGAGTCAATTCTGCACCCCAGAATCATCAGTTTATACATGTAGTCCTTTTAAATTCATGGTATTTAAAGATATGTAAACAAGAACAGCTGAGCCGTGTGTTTACAGACAACTTTACACGACAGTCCTCTGAGGCAGCAAAGGGACCTATTGGCATTAAGTAGATCAAGTcttgatttgttgttgttgtgttgcagcctaAACCTCGGAGGGTTTACGTGCCAAACACCTACATCGTGCCAACGGAGAAGAAGCGCTCGGCGCTCCGCTGGGAGGTCAGGAACCACTTGGCTAACGGTCTCCCTCCACACACGTTCAGTCAGCAGTTTTAAGCCTTTTACGTGCCTTTTTAGATCATTTTAATACAGGTTTGCATGGCTTTTTCCCATTgtttatttaagattttttttttgtgaaacacaATAAACgtataaagaaaacattgcaGTCAGTGAATTATATTACGGGTGATTTGGAGTCTTCTACGGGAGGTCTGAGTAGGGCAGTTTGTACGGGTACAGGGGGGTGTAGCGCTGGTCGTGCCAGAGCAGCTTGTCCTCCAGAAACCGGACCGTTTCCAGAGTGAGGACGACGGCTTCATGTTTCAGCATGCTGTGGACGTTGAGACCTGGCAGAGGACAGACAAGAACAGACGTTTACTTCTACAGAAGCTTAAAATCACAGCACTCTCCCATGTTAGGACTTCATGTGTTACATGATGCTTCTCGTCCTTAGAGGCTGATGTAGCTGCCGACCTATTCAAGTTTTAAATAATGGCGTTGTGTTTGTCTTCTAaggcaatgtttcccaaacctagggtcgggacccaacatgggtcgccaattggcagtaaaatgcatatcaatcttatgtgaatgAGCGTTCTTTTTTGCTccactggtctgttcagctcagatgctttggggtttctctctctctctctcttctcttctcctagGAGGAGAtaagaacatgagttgagaaaggtgggagacacagaaaggagaatagagaccttttctgattttgtttacttttataatggaataaatatacttcatatacatttaaattcagggtttgttccgtcttttgtccacagttttaaaatgtagatgttacaatgattcatggtgtaaattcgggtcccggggagacaccagaTTGTTTTtggggtcttgagctgaaaaagtttgggaaccactgttcTAGGGGATGTTTGGAGTTCCACTATTTGATGATGTAAATGACATGCCTACTACTAATATCTCCTTTAGTGACAAATTATTACATAACTCAACAGATGTAGTGccacagagtttttttttcctcccatcagaaagctcaaataaataaacagttttaatgctgtttttttttttatttccacaaatAAAATGGGAAGTCACAGTTGTCACACGTTCAGCCCACAGAAACGAGTGCAACAGAGCtcttttttgggcttttccgcctttaatttttgacaggacagttaagtGAGAAAGGGATGACGTGCAGGAAATCATaacaggtcggattcgaaccctggacctctgcgtcgaggcataaacctccgGATATGTGCGCCTGTTCAACcgctgagccaacccggccccACAATGCCGACTATTTACTGTCGctattgtattattaaaaataaataaaaacgcaAGACCTCCCAAGAATTTCAAAACAATGCGAAACATTGTAAGAGTTTACAGAAGGTGTCAatcagccaaacacacacaccaagcatCTTGCGCTGCGCTGCCTGACTCACGCGTCCCAGTGAAAACATACCGAGTGTTGACTTACCGATGGCTGGAATAACGTTCACCGTCTTCAGACTCGCCGTCGCCTGCAGGATGTTTTCAGGAAACTCTTCACCTCTGAAAGCAACAACATCAACGTCAGCACAGAGCGGGCCGTCTGAAGGTGGCGTAGCGCGATCATACTCACACGTCGACGATCAGCAGCGACTCCCCCCAGTGTTTGAGTCTGAGGAGGTCCAGCAGGTACCGGGGGTCGGGGGAGGGGATGTTCAGGGAGTCCACGACGTGGAGGTATTGCTGGAAGAAATACAGAACATTTAGTTCAACGTGGGCTCAGcctttcaaagtaaaaagaaaaacatttgagcTGAAACTATTGGTAAAAATAATCAGCAGTTATTTTGacaattgtttcttttctttctttctttttttatcaaaatagcAAAACTTTCACTGGTTCTAGCTTCTTGAATGCGTTTGTTTGTCATATTTAACCAAGACTGAGAAAACAAGTAATAAGATTTTCAACAATCTGCAGATTtaatctgtaaaaatgtaaaagttagtTGAAGCTAGAGCTGGGCCAATCtattgatattttattgatatcttgatatgagactagatatcatcttagagtttggatatcgtaatatgaaataagtgtcttttcctggttttaaagactgcgttacagtaaagtgatggcATTTGCTGAACTtcccagactgttgtaactgttccattattagcctttacccacttagtcatcatatccacattactgattattatttatcaaaaatgtcattgtgtaaatattttgtgaaagcaccagcaTCGTTGCGGTAtagatatcgaggtatttggtcaaaaataccATGATATTTGATTATCTCCATATCGCACAGCTCTAGTTGAAGCCCTAAAATGTTGAcataaagttctttttttaaaacaagccAATTGAAATTGattcaacatttttacagtgttcCTTAAGAAGTGATACTATAGTGTGTTAAATAGTCATTTCTAAGTCACTCGTGAGGAGAAAGCACTGGTTTTTAGTTCTGTGCATTTTCAGTAGCATCCCGTCCCGCAGTAAATCCATATTCCTGCTCTTATTAACACAAGGACAGATTAAATAGACCCAAAGGTTTCTGGTACCTGGGCCATCTTGGAGCTCAGGGCCACTTTGAGTCCTTGCACTCGAACCTTCATGGGCAACATGTAGTAGTAACTGGTCGGGCCCCGGGGTCCGTTGGCCACTCCGCCTGAGAGAAACACACCGGCCGTCAGACCTGAACCAGAACCTGAGAACCGCTCGAGACCAAACGGAAGAACAGCGGGCGGTCTCTAGTGACGGCATCGCNNNNNNNNNNNNNNNNNNNNNNNNNNNNNNNNNNNNNNNNNNNNNNNNNNNNNNNNNNNNNNNNNNNNNNNNNNNNNNNNNNNNNNNNNNNNNNNNNNNNTAGGGGGGGACCGGGGTCGGTTCAGGGGGGGACTAAGGTTGGCCCGGACTGACTGGGCCTTCTTGAGGGACCTCGTCTCATAGACAGAGGTTAAGTGAGTCCGAGGGTTTTGGGAAATCTTGCCACACACCTTAACTTTATATTGcagcctgttgttgtttttaagcgTGAGGGACCCGAACCGACTCACGGaggcaaaagaaagaacagattCAATAAAACATCCTCATAAAAGTCTTATCGGCATTAAAACTGCAAAAGTTTacgataaaaaaaacacatgcgtTGATGTGATTTCTCACAGACGGCGTACACCTGTGGCTCGAAGGTGAGTTTGTCAACGATTATAATACCAACGTTTTTATACTGCTTCACCACCTCTATAGCCTGATCATTAACGAGAGAAGAAGAGACCCTCTCTTCTTCTACTACGTTTCCAGGTCTTCGTGTGGAAGCAAGAGGAACACATGCCGATCAGGAGTAAAGCACTCGGTCACCTCCTTTCCACAGCGGCGATCGGATGCTTCCGTGACGAGCTCTTCCGC
The sequence above is drawn from the Etheostoma cragini isolate CJK2018 chromosome 2, CSU_Ecrag_1.0, whole genome shotgun sequence genome and encodes:
- the si:dkey-23f9.4 gene encoding ABC transporter F family member 4 isoform X2; the encoded protein is MYNMYGVTWEESDVKTSLYSSFWSDGERQEEEEEEVEEIERVIGKKESTPVAKTEDSYQEASEKQESNPAGDLEDFYQEASEKEESKPVGDAEDPHKGASEEEKPELNNQVNLSMDYLEDGSNGDDEQSCSSSSDSPAPSLMTSGYGTYRPEEQEGGDSRDNHTITEFDQDSRGDLSEIRDHEDDDRSLCSFAGFDVEATVPDHIETCPLSADVTDLKPEEDKDQTDGESEDARAASNNEVANATSEEQQYYNDVVEDNLDGTHLEGLCDKKGGNRRERLEEEGQDPKEDNDGEDKGESEDPDESSSNKDIKFLDSKVDFRQKTFNKMSEREGNLRQKKDAASCLEERLADLQLSSSAPRDYETEHGDAASQSDTRTSGTFSAFESYVRGMTRSQSDGDLRPKPKSFIRPVMSQQTIKKTDPVAKYFQYKQLWEMFKLPGEKDRRDLRWEIRERLAYQPPPPKPRRVYVPNTYIVPTEKKRSALRWEVRNHLANGLPPHTFSQQF
- the si:dkey-23f9.4 gene encoding ABC transporter F family member 4 isoform X1, which translates into the protein MYNMYGVTWEESDVKTSLYSSFWSDGERQEEEEEEVEEIERVIGKKESTPVAKTEDSYQEASEKIIGEERSKPVSDLEDSDQESNPAGDLEDFYQEASEKEESKPVGDAEDPHKGASEEEKPELNNQVNLSMDYLEDGSNGDDEQSCSSSSDSPAPSLMTSGYGTYRPEEQEGGDSRDNHTITEFDQDSRGDLSEIRDHEDDDRSLCSFAGFDVEATVPDHIETCPLSADVTDLKPEEDKDQTDGESEDARAASNNEVANATSEEQQYYNDVVEDNLDGTHLEGLCDKKGGNRRERLEEEGQDPKEDNDGEDKGESEDPDESSSNKDIKFLDSKVDFRQKTFNKMSEREGNLRQKKDAASCLEERLADLQLSSSAPRDYETEHGDAASQSDTRTSGTFSAFESYVRGMTRSQSDGDLRPKPKSFIRPVMSQQTIKKTDPVAKYFQYKQLWEMFKLPGEKDRRDLRWEIRERLAYQPPPPKPRRVYVPNTYIVPTEKKRSALRWEVRNHLANGLPPHTFSQQF
- the mrpl4 gene encoding 39S ribosomal protein L4, mitochondrial: MLRCTLLVCGRGLAKRFASSIPGEGALPPNLLLPTNLVDPARLRRPPPPADCSLPLLRTCDALVPAHLSPVRTWVETLERLDGEPLGVAQLHPDVFAVHPRLDILHEVETWQRNYKRISHASTKIRSEVRGGGRKPWKQKGSGRARHGSIRSPLWKGGGVANGPRGPTSYYYMLPMKVRVQGLKVALSSKMAQQYLHVVDSLNIPSPDPRYLLDLLRLKHWGESLLIVDVGEEFPENILQATASLKTVNVIPAIGLNVHSMLKHEAVVLTLETVRFLEDKLLWHDQRYTPLYPYKLPYSDLP